A window from Candidatus Nitrosotenuis uzonensis encodes these proteins:
- a CDS encoding VOC family protein, translating to MNIKRVGNVILAVKDLDKSVEFYHNILGLPIRNQRRTWVDLGQSGAAISLHPASLTAKHIGNSLENGIVIGFVVGDVKSAIEELKSKGVVIYRDVVEREAGKNAIVLDPDEYMISLFEPSFADKDQQTTGYHGFTPA from the coding sequence GTGAATATAAAACGAGTTGGAAATGTAATTCTGGCAGTAAAAGACTTGGACAAATCGGTAGAATTCTACCACAACATACTTGGGCTTCCAATAAGGAATCAGAGGAGGACATGGGTAGATTTAGGCCAGAGCGGAGCAGCAATCAGTCTACATCCTGCCTCGCTAACTGCAAAACATATAGGAAACTCACTTGAGAATGGCATAGTCATTGGTTTCGTAGTTGGCGATGTCAAATCCGCAATAGAGGAGCTGAAATCAAAAGGCGTCGTCATATATCGTGACGTAGTAGAAAGAGAAGCTGGCAAAAACGCAATAGTGTTGGATCCAGACGAATACATGATCTCGCTGTTCGAGCCATCATTTGCTGATAAAGACCAACAAACTACTGGATATCACGGGTTTACTCCAGCCTAG
- a CDS encoding Lrp/AsnC family transcriptional regulator encodes MVKAIVLVKSPKRLIAAKLGKLPFVYNSFPVSGQFDAVALINVQDLSEIRQITTKIQNIPGVERTETMVELQ; translated from the coding sequence ATGGTAAAAGCAATAGTCTTGGTAAAATCTCCAAAAAGGCTTATTGCTGCAAAGCTTGGCAAGCTGCCTTTTGTGTATAATTCATTTCCAGTAAGCGGTCAATTTGACGCGGTGGCTTTAATCAATGTTCAGGATCTATCTGAAATTCGCCAAATCACAACAAAAATCCAAAATATACCGGGTGTAGAACGGACAGAAACCATGGTAGAACTACAATAA
- a CDS encoding cob(I)yrinic acid a,c-diamide adenosyltransferase: MKIYTKTGDDGTTGLQGGERVLKSDLRIRAYGSVDEINSCLGIILASGTESDITTLLTRIQNELFVAGSDLSNPNLADSRTRVTSEMVIRLESDIDKFESELAPLTNFILPGGHRTAAFVHLARTITRRAETEVVELSQHTDLNQNCQKYLNRLSDLLFVLARVINKRNGTPDTIWRP, from the coding sequence TTGAAAATATATACAAAGACTGGAGATGACGGCACAACTGGACTCCAAGGGGGAGAACGTGTACTAAAATCAGATTTACGCATACGTGCATATGGTTCAGTTGATGAGATCAATTCATGTCTTGGCATAATTCTTGCATCTGGAACAGAATCTGACATTACAACATTACTAACAAGAATACAAAATGAGCTATTCGTAGCAGGTTCTGATCTTTCAAATCCCAACCTTGCCGATTCTAGGACAAGAGTTACATCCGAGATGGTTATAAGACTGGAATCTGACATAGACAAATTTGAAAGCGAGCTTGCCCCGCTTACCAACTTTATACTTCCCGGAGGGCACAGAACTGCAGCCTTTGTCCATCTTGCAAGAACAATAACACGAAGAGCTGAAACTGAGGTAGTAGAACTATCACAGCATACGGACCTTAATCAGAATTGTCAGAAATATCTTAATCGCCTATCTGACCTGCTATTCGTACTTGCGCGAGTAATAAACAAACGGAACGGTACGCCAGATACAATATGGAGACCGTAA
- a CDS encoding DUF2225 domain-containing protein, with the protein MSKVSCPYCDSEFSTKEELSKHIDRIHHGSGLLEGDTRKY; encoded by the coding sequence ATGAGCAAAGTATCGTGTCCATATTGCGATTCAGAATTCTCCACCAAAGAAGAACTCTCAAAACATATAGACAGAATTCATCATGGTTCGGGATTACTTGAGGGCGACACAAGAAAATACTGA
- a CDS encoding HD domain-containing protein, with amino-acid sequence MRATQENTDPAKFFNAVLKLKTIKRQGWKDRLAMKNPESVAEHCFAMSAIAMAIADEENLDTLKIVKMTILHDLAESIVGDLTPNQVTKPEKIRLENDAMKKILKTLPQKLQKDYWQLWQEYQKKTTKESVFVHRIDKLEMALQAKVYAKIYSKKKLQPFFESARSEISGSTLARFIPDL; translated from the coding sequence TTGAGGGCGACACAAGAAAATACTGATCCTGCCAAATTCTTCAATGCCGTTCTGAAACTAAAAACAATCAAGCGTCAAGGTTGGAAAGACAGGCTGGCCATGAAGAATCCGGAATCCGTGGCAGAGCATTGTTTTGCAATGTCAGCAATCGCAATGGCAATAGCCGACGAGGAGAATCTTGATACGCTCAAAATAGTCAAGATGACGATATTGCATGATCTTGCCGAATCCATTGTAGGAGATCTGACTCCAAATCAAGTAACAAAGCCAGAAAAAATTCGACTTGAAAATGACGCTATGAAAAAAATCCTCAAAACTCTTCCGCAAAAGTTACAAAAAGATTACTGGCAACTGTGGCAAGAATACCAAAAGAAAACCACAAAAGAATCAGTATTTGTGCATCGCATAGACAAGCTTGAGATGGCACTACAGGCAAAAGTATATGCAAAAATATATTCAAAGAAAAAACTGCAACCATTTTTCGAATCGGCAAGGAGTGAAATCTCAGGCAGTACGCTTGCCAGATTCATTCCAGATTTGTAA
- a CDS encoding VOC family protein produces MTKSIPDGFSTITASLTVKDASKAIEFYKSVFSAQEIHRFVGPDGKTIMHADLKIGDSILMLNDEIPHMNCNSPKTIGGTGSAIYLYVENSDDVFGKAVAAGAIPIMPIMDAFWGDRCGSIIDPFGHAWTIATHKKDMSVDEIRKVGAEVFKHVCQ; encoded by the coding sequence ATGACAAAATCTATTCCAGATGGTTTTTCCACCATAACTGCGAGTCTAACTGTAAAGGATGCTTCAAAAGCAATAGAATTCTACAAGAGTGTATTTTCGGCTCAAGAGATTCACCGATTTGTCGGACCAGATGGAAAAACCATCATGCATGCAGATCTCAAAATAGGAGACTCTATTCTTATGCTAAATGACGAAATACCGCATATGAACTGCAATTCTCCAAAGACCATAGGAGGTACTGGTAGTGCAATATACTTGTATGTTGAAAATTCAGACGATGTGTTTGGAAAGGCAGTTGCGGCAGGGGCGATACCTATAATGCCAATAATGGATGCCTTTTGGGGGGACAGATGTGGAAGCATAATCGATCCTTTCGGACATGCATGGACGATTGCAACTCATAAAAAGGATATGAGTGTGGATGAAATAAGAAAAGTCGGGGCTGAGGTATTCAAGCACGTGTGTCAGTAA
- a CDS encoding TIGR00300 family protein, producing MKYSSEIEVSGHLIDSMILTKIFDVVMDLGGEFEVLDIKVGKKKKDSSYARLQIQGKDQKHLDKILEHVYRVGATPTVGKQVVLKAAPKDMVMPENFYSTTNNTTQIFLNGKWVNVDGMMMDKCIVVKNGKAMCTPIREVKKGDMIVVGETGVKIIPPERPREGSNVFEFMGSSSSSERPTQHIAKKVAQDIYKTKKENGKIVIVGGPAIVHTGAADSVAELIRLGYIDGVLAGNALAVHDIEYATLGTSLGMNVHDGSLAVKGHRNHMEAINSVFRAGSIANMVRTKKLRKGIMYECVKRKVPFVLAGSIRDDGPLPDVITDTAVAQKKYKEILKDAKMVIMVSTMLHSIATGNMIPANVKVIVVDINQPTVTKLMDRGTWQALGIVTDVGAFLPLVAQEIKKLGR from the coding sequence ATGAAATATTCATCTGAAATCGAAGTTAGTGGACACCTGATTGATTCTATGATACTTACAAAGATATTTGATGTCGTGATGGACTTGGGAGGAGAATTTGAGGTACTTGACATCAAAGTTGGTAAGAAGAAAAAAGACTCTAGTTACGCAAGACTGCAAATTCAAGGAAAAGATCAAAAACACCTTGACAAAATATTAGAACACGTATACCGTGTTGGCGCTACGCCTACCGTGGGAAAACAGGTGGTGCTCAAAGCTGCCCCAAAGGACATGGTGATGCCAGAGAATTTTTACAGTACTACCAACAATACCACTCAGATATTTCTTAACGGCAAGTGGGTAAACGTAGATGGAATGATGATGGACAAGTGCATAGTAGTAAAAAACGGCAAGGCAATGTGCACTCCAATTCGCGAAGTAAAAAAAGGTGATATGATAGTTGTCGGAGAAACAGGCGTGAAAATAATTCCGCCTGAAAGACCGAGGGAAGGATCTAATGTATTTGAATTCATGGGAAGTAGCAGTTCTAGTGAGCGCCCGACACAGCATATTGCAAAAAAAGTTGCACAGGATATCTACAAAACAAAAAAAGAAAACGGGAAGATAGTGATAGTAGGTGGGCCTGCAATAGTACATACTGGGGCAGCCGACTCTGTTGCAGAATTAATCCGTCTTGGATACATTGATGGCGTTTTAGCAGGCAACGCACTTGCTGTGCACGATATAGAGTATGCTACACTTGGAACCTCGCTTGGAATGAACGTGCATGATGGCTCTCTTGCAGTCAAAGGGCATAGAAACCACATGGAGGCAATCAATTCTGTTTTCAGAGCAGGCTCAATTGCGAATATGGTGAGAACTAAAAAACTACGAAAGGGGATAATGTATGAATGTGTTAAAAGAAAGGTGCCTTTCGTGCTTGCCGGCTCTATCCGTGATGACGGACCTCTACCAGATGTGATAACGGATACTGCAGTTGCCCAGAAAAAATACAAGGAAATACTCAAAGACGCAAAGATGGTAATAATGGTCTCAACAATGCTTCATTCAATAGCCACAGGAAACATGATTCCTGCAAACGTCAAGGTAATAGTAGTTGATATCAACCAGCCGACTGTAACCAAACTAATGGATAGGGGTACGTGGCAGGCACTTGGAATAGTAACTGATGTTGGGGCATTTTTGCCGCTTGTCGCCCAGGAAATTAAAAAACTAGGACGCTAA
- a CDS encoding AMP-binding protein: MKKHGITSLEDLQKKSSFDVGWYWDAVNEDVGIVWEKKYHTIYDARDGKPFAKWFVDGKTNIINSTVSKFAKKSPDKIAYYFVSEDGNEKSITYKELEVQTNKLANALKKIGVRKGDVVAIYMPMIFEAILAILASAKIGAVQTVIFSGYSTDSLRIRLQDCNAKVLFTTDGFARKGKNISQQEIVSEAVKNTSVEHLIVVPYKNIDRYEYAYNILDYSKLVLEESESCDAEIMDSEDPLFILYTSGTTGKPKGVIHTHGGFSVYAGHQAAYLIDLKETDTLFWPADIGWITGQTWNVYGLLIVGATAIIYDGAIDWPVPHRLFEIIQKYCVTVFGTSPTAVRMFRKYGVQPDQFKIDTLKNIPTTGEPIDEDSWWWLYEKVGKKRIPIMNLAGGTEIGGAMLSVLPGMKLKPTTVGMPCPGFHLDVIDEKGNSVRGVKGFLVVKSPWPAMTRGLLNDNRRYLQTYWSQYGDVWFHGDYVLVDEDGLWYMYGRVDDVINVSGHRLSTVEIEECAISHHLVSDAAVVSIPDEITGESITVFAVVKDPSNMRIQNEISEVIASKIGKIARPKIVLLVSDLPKTRTGKIMRRVLRAKLLGLPLGDISPLENPGILDEVPTLAS, translated from the coding sequence ATGAAAAAGCACGGAATTACCTCGCTTGAGGATTTGCAAAAAAAATCTTCGTTTGATGTAGGCTGGTATTGGGACGCTGTAAATGAGGATGTCGGTATTGTCTGGGAAAAAAAATACCACACAATTTATGATGCAAGAGATGGCAAACCGTTTGCAAAATGGTTTGTTGATGGAAAGACGAACATCATAAATTCCACAGTATCAAAATTTGCAAAAAAATCTCCCGATAAAATTGCATATTATTTTGTATCAGAAGACGGTAATGAAAAGAGTATTACGTATAAAGAGCTAGAAGTACAGACTAACAAGCTTGCAAACGCGTTAAAAAAAATTGGTGTAAGAAAAGGCGATGTAGTTGCAATATACATGCCGATGATATTTGAGGCAATTTTGGCAATTTTGGCAAGTGCAAAGATTGGTGCTGTGCAAACTGTAATTTTTTCAGGATACAGTACTGATTCTCTACGAATCAGATTGCAAGACTGTAACGCCAAAGTGCTTTTCACTACTGACGGATTCGCACGAAAGGGGAAAAACATCTCACAACAGGAAATAGTAAGTGAGGCAGTCAAGAATACCTCAGTAGAACATTTGATCGTAGTGCCGTACAAAAATATTGACAGATATGAATACGCGTACAATATACTTGATTATTCAAAACTTGTCTTGGAAGAATCTGAATCATGCGATGCTGAAATCATGGACTCTGAAGATCCTCTTTTTATCTTGTATACGTCGGGTACTACTGGCAAGCCAAAAGGTGTCATACACACGCATGGCGGCTTTTCAGTGTACGCAGGACACCAGGCAGCCTATCTGATTGACCTCAAAGAGACAGACACGCTTTTTTGGCCTGCAGATATTGGCTGGATAACAGGCCAAACATGGAATGTATATGGCCTTTTAATCGTAGGGGCCACTGCAATCATCTATGATGGTGCAATAGATTGGCCGGTTCCACATCGATTATTTGAAATCATACAAAAGTATTGTGTAACCGTTTTTGGTACCTCGCCAACTGCCGTCAGAATGTTTAGAAAGTACGGCGTTCAGCCAGATCAATTCAAGATTGATACATTAAAAAATATCCCGACTACTGGGGAGCCAATAGATGAGGATTCGTGGTGGTGGCTTTACGAAAAAGTTGGAAAAAAAAGGATACCAATCATGAATTTGGCAGGAGGCACTGAGATCGGAGGCGCGATGTTATCTGTCTTGCCAGGCATGAAACTAAAACCAACTACAGTAGGTATGCCTTGTCCAGGATTTCATCTTGATGTAATTGATGAGAAAGGCAATTCAGTACGCGGCGTTAAAGGATTTCTTGTAGTAAAATCACCATGGCCTGCAATGACAAGGGGCCTGCTAAATGATAACCGGAGATATCTTCAAACATATTGGAGTCAGTATGGTGATGTCTGGTTCCACGGCGACTATGTTCTTGTTGATGAAGATGGCCTGTGGTACATGTATGGGCGAGTAGACGATGTGATCAATGTTTCTGGACACAGGTTAAGTACGGTCGAAATAGAAGAATGTGCAATTTCACATCACTTGGTAAGTGATGCTGCCGTAGTGTCAATTCCAGACGAAATAACTGGAGAATCAATAACGGTGTTTGCAGTTGTAAAAGATCCATCAAACATGCGGATTCAGAATGAGATATCCGAAGTTATTGCAAGCAAGATAGGAAAAATAGCAAGACCAAAGATTGTCTTACTCGTATCGGATTTGCCAAAAACAAGAACAGGTAAAATAATGAGGCGAGTTTTGAGAGCCAAGCTTCTCGGACTACCACTTGGAGATATATCGCCGCTTGAGAATCCGGGTATCTTGGATGAGGTTCCTACTTTAGCGTCCTAG
- the gatB gene encoding Asp-tRNA(Asn)/Glu-tRNA(Gln) amidotransferase subunit GatB, which translates to MIGLEIHCQLTNLASKLFCTCKANYREFEPNTNICPVCMGLPGTLPRLNKKAVEKATMIALALNCSTPARLGFFRKNYFYPDLPKNFQITQLNMYGPTSIGEKGKIDIEGKEIRIRRIQLEEDPGRLIYEGASERTAITLVDYNRAGTPLVEIVTEPDFENPRQVRIFLNILSDLLANLGVSDPTLEGAMRADANVSIEGGSRVEVKNIGSFYDLEKAIHFELTRQESLKERNIPIIQETRHWDDRRKITISSRTKEEDEDYRYVLEGDIPWVVMDKNLIESWKRKMPESISSKKHRYITKYAIPPQVADVLASDKYYSDLFEDAHDESNAKEVANLITTDLMGLVDTREKKERSKITAKHLSDLVNLIRGGKITRTSAKSALQEMVKTGRPASDIVSDVGLGKISDESELKKIIEQVILEEPIAAQQAVENPQTINYLVGKVMQKTKGKADPATTLKLLKEKIGTI; encoded by the coding sequence ATGATAGGACTTGAGATTCACTGCCAGCTTACCAATCTTGCAAGCAAGTTGTTTTGTACATGCAAGGCAAACTATAGAGAATTTGAGCCGAACACGAACATCTGTCCTGTGTGCATGGGATTGCCAGGTACGCTTCCAAGGCTCAACAAAAAGGCTGTCGAAAAAGCAACGATGATAGCTCTTGCACTAAATTGCAGCACTCCCGCAAGGCTTGGATTTTTCAGAAAAAACTACTTTTATCCAGATTTGCCAAAAAACTTTCAGATCACACAGCTTAACATGTACGGTCCTACAAGCATAGGAGAAAAGGGGAAAATAGACATAGAGGGCAAGGAAATACGCATAAGAAGGATACAGCTTGAAGAAGACCCAGGTAGGCTCATCTATGAGGGTGCATCAGAGAGAACCGCAATCACGCTTGTAGATTACAACAGGGCAGGAACACCGCTTGTTGAGATAGTCACCGAGCCTGATTTTGAGAATCCAAGACAGGTGCGCATATTTTTGAATATATTATCTGACCTACTTGCAAATCTTGGTGTATCGGATCCTACGCTCGAGGGCGCAATGCGAGCTGATGCAAATGTGTCAATTGAAGGCGGCTCAAGAGTTGAAGTAAAGAATATTGGCTCATTTTACGATTTGGAAAAGGCAATCCATTTTGAGCTGACACGGCAGGAAAGCCTTAAAGAAAGAAACATCCCAATCATACAGGAAACAAGGCACTGGGATGATAGGAGAAAGATAACAATATCTTCAAGAACAAAAGAAGAGGATGAAGACTATCGTTATGTGTTAGAAGGAGACATACCGTGGGTCGTAATGGACAAAAACTTGATTGAGTCATGGAAACGAAAAATGCCGGAAAGTATAAGCTCAAAGAAGCACAGATACATCACAAAATACGCCATACCACCGCAAGTAGCTGACGTACTAGCTTCAGACAAGTACTACTCTGACCTGTTTGAAGATGCGCATGATGAGTCAAACGCAAAAGAAGTAGCAAATCTGATCACAACCGATCTTATGGGTCTTGTCGATACACGTGAAAAAAAAGAACGGTCAAAGATAACTGCAAAACATCTCTCCGACCTTGTAAATCTAATCCGTGGCGGTAAGATCACAAGAACGTCAGCAAAATCAGCATTACAAGAAATGGTCAAAACCGGTAGGCCTGCAAGCGATATTGTCTCCGATGTGGGACTAGGAAAAATATCCGATGAATCCGAGCTCAAAAAGATAATCGAACAGGTAATACTAGAGGAACCAATTGCCGCACAACAGGCAGTTGAAAACCCGCAGACGATAAACTATCTTGTCGGCAAAGTCATGCAAAAAACCAAAGGAAAAGCGGATCCTGCAACCACACTGAAACTGCTTAAAGAAAAAATCGGCACGATATGA
- the gatA gene encoding Asp-tRNA(Asn)/Glu-tRNA(Gln) amidotransferase subunit GatA — translation MNLAISAIEYIEGVKNGSFTVEEFIGKTLDHISKHDAVLHAFLSVNQNALEQARQIDKKIKSGDAIGSLYGMPISIKDNICVRGGKTTCASKMLQDYVSPYDATVVSKLKEQDAIIIGKTNLDEFAMGVATEFSAFGPSRNPWNTDCVPGGSSGGSAVSVAANECVVSLGSDTGGSVRNPASFCSIVGLKPTYGLVSRYGLVSYANSIEQIGPMGKTVKDVALVLNHIAGNDPNDNTTIAGRSQDYLEGLEVGIKGKKIGIIKEMCASEGLEKSVESAFWRAVSEFEGLGCKIEETSLDMVQFTVATYYVLTAAEAGSNLSRYDNLRYGYDLDMEGYEYKSYIAKARKQFGPEVTRRMILGGFVPSAGFAGKYLLKALKVKSKLTKQINAAFEKFDYLISPTVPILPFKFGEKIDDPLAMYLADINTITANLTGIPAISVPFEISNGLPIGIQIHANRLQEKQLLHAAYALESVTDLPEAPL, via the coding sequence TTGAACCTGGCCATATCTGCCATAGAATACATCGAGGGCGTAAAGAATGGGAGCTTCACGGTAGAAGAATTCATAGGAAAGACGCTGGATCACATATCAAAGCATGATGCGGTTCTTCACGCATTTCTTTCAGTAAATCAGAACGCATTGGAACAGGCAAGACAAATTGATAAGAAGATAAAATCAGGAGACGCGATTGGCTCGCTCTACGGGATGCCAATTTCAATCAAAGATAACATATGCGTTAGAGGTGGTAAGACCACATGTGCATCAAAGATGTTGCAGGATTATGTTTCACCATATGATGCAACTGTAGTATCAAAACTAAAAGAGCAAGATGCAATAATAATTGGCAAGACAAATCTTGACGAGTTTGCCATGGGTGTTGCTACTGAATTTTCGGCGTTTGGACCCAGTAGAAACCCGTGGAATACCGATTGCGTTCCTGGCGGCTCATCAGGTGGCTCGGCAGTCTCTGTTGCAGCAAATGAATGTGTTGTGTCTCTTGGCTCAGATACTGGCGGTTCGGTGAGAAACCCTGCCAGTTTTTGCTCGATTGTAGGTCTCAAACCCACCTATGGACTTGTTAGCAGGTACGGCCTTGTATCGTATGCAAACAGCATAGAGCAGATAGGACCTATGGGAAAGACAGTCAAGGATGTAGCGCTTGTCCTAAACCACATTGCCGGAAATGATCCAAACGATAACACTACAATTGCAGGAAGGAGTCAGGACTATCTTGAGGGGCTCGAAGTAGGAATTAAAGGAAAAAAAATCGGAATAATTAAGGAAATGTGCGCATCAGAAGGCCTTGAGAAGAGTGTAGAGTCCGCATTCTGGCGTGCAGTATCAGAGTTTGAAGGACTTGGTTGTAAGATAGAGGAGACATCACTTGACATGGTGCAGTTTACAGTCGCTACATACTATGTCCTTACTGCAGCCGAGGCAGGAAGCAACCTTTCAAGGTACGACAACCTAAGATATGGATACGATCTTGACATGGAAGGATATGAATACAAATCATACATAGCAAAGGCCCGCAAGCAATTTGGGCCTGAAGTTACGCGAAGGATGATTCTTGGCGGATTCGTGCCATCTGCAGGTTTTGCTGGAAAATATCTCCTTAAGGCACTAAAGGTAAAAAGTAAGCTGACAAAACAGATTAACGCAGCGTTTGAGAAATTTGATTATCTAATTTCACCTACAGTCCCAATACTTCCATTCAAATTTGGCGAAAAGATAGATGATCCTCTTGCGATGTACCTGGCAGATATCAACACAATAACTGCAAACCTGACTGGAATACCTGCCATCTCAGTACCGTTTGAGATCAGCAACGGACTTCCAATAGGAATACAAATTCATGCAAACAGATTGCAGGAAAAACAGCTTCTACATGCTGCATATGCGTTGGAAAGTGTAACTGACCTGCCGGAGGCTCCATTATGA
- a CDS encoding Asp-tRNA(Asn)/Glu-tRNA(Gln) amidotransferase subunit GatC: MVTKEEIEHIVKLMRIDVDDPGQHFDRIQKILNYFDNLDKADIKDEEIAVQEVTVDELRDDIHVPFDSRLIDQLKNYKGRYIRAPKMN; this comes from the coding sequence GTGGTTACAAAAGAGGAAATAGAACACATAGTAAAGCTGATGAGAATCGATGTAGATGATCCAGGACAGCATTTTGATAGAATACAAAAGATTCTAAATTATTTTGATAATCTTGACAAGGCAGACATAAAAGATGAGGAAATAGCAGTGCAGGAGGTCACAGTGGACGAATTAAGAGATGATATACATGTGCCTTTTGACTCTAGGCTTATCGACCAGCTGAAAAATTACAAGGGACGTTACATCAGAGCTCCAAAGATGAACTGA
- the aspS gene encoding aspartate--tRNA(Asn) ligase, translated as MIETELGDWRRTHYSDRLSPQMADSDVTVMGWVLSVRGHGNISFMMLKDKEGEIQVLAKAGSCPDEVREKISRLKAHSSVGIKGTVKPSEKAPRGIEIIPKEIRVFSEVEKIPPFEPYAKTVKNIDTRLEVRPIDLKRKSLQHIFKARSKILQAIRNYFYENGFLEINTPKMIATATEGGAALFPIFYYNKEAFLAQSPQLYKEQLTMSFEKVFEIAPIFRAEPSRTNRHLAEAISIDVEEAYVDYNDIMKRIEDLIKISIKTVNDYFKENTDSEFITVNMPDKIPQYTYSELVDKMQKVGAKTEWGDDLYPSNLKKIGLSGFYFIKDWPIGPKPFYVKMSKSDPKISESFDLMFGDLELSSGSTRVEKRAELEERMKNKGLKIDAFEYHLRAFDYGMPPHAGCGIGLERLIMSLTGTENIRDATFYPRDVDRLTP; from the coding sequence ATGATTGAGACCGAACTTGGAGATTGGCGCAGAACACACTATTCTGATCGTCTTTCACCTCAGATGGCCGACTCGGATGTTACCGTGATGGGATGGGTCCTGAGCGTAAGAGGGCACGGCAACATCTCGTTCATGATGCTAAAAGACAAAGAGGGGGAAATCCAAGTTCTTGCAAAAGCTGGAAGCTGTCCTGACGAAGTTCGCGAAAAGATTTCACGCCTAAAAGCACACTCATCAGTTGGAATAAAGGGTACGGTAAAGCCCTCGGAAAAGGCACCAAGAGGAATCGAAATAATACCAAAAGAGATCCGCGTTTTTTCAGAAGTGGAAAAAATACCGCCATTTGAACCATACGCAAAAACCGTCAAAAACATAGACACACGACTGGAAGTAAGACCGATTGATCTTAAGCGCAAATCATTGCAACACATATTCAAGGCAAGAAGTAAAATCTTACAAGCAATCAGGAATTACTTTTACGAGAACGGATTTCTTGAAATCAACACTCCGAAAATGATTGCCACTGCAACCGAAGGTGGTGCTGCACTGTTTCCAATATTTTATTACAACAAAGAAGCATTTCTTGCGCAATCACCGCAGCTTTACAAGGAACAGCTGACAATGAGTTTTGAGAAAGTGTTTGAAATTGCGCCGATTTTTAGGGCAGAGCCATCAAGAACCAACAGACACCTTGCCGAAGCAATATCAATAGACGTCGAGGAAGCGTATGTCGATTACAATGATATAATGAAACGTATCGAGGATTTGATCAAAATTTCAATAAAAACAGTAAATGATTACTTCAAAGAAAACACTGATTCTGAATTTATCACCGTAAACATGCCAGATAAAATTCCACAGTACACGTATTCTGAGTTAGTTGATAAAATGCAAAAAGTTGGAGCCAAGACAGAATGGGGAGATGACTTGTACCCTTCAAACCTGAAAAAAATTGGCCTGAGCGGTTTTTACTTTATCAAAGACTGGCCAATAGGACCGAAACCATTCTATGTGAAAATGAGTAAGAGCGACCCCAAAATTTCAGAATCGTTTGATCTTATGTTCGGCGATCTTGAGCTCTCCTCAGGTAGTACCAGGGTAGAAAAACGCGCAGAGCTTGAGGAACGCATGAAGAACAAGGGGCTGAAAATAGACGCATTCGAGTACCACCTTCGGGCGTTTGACTACGGGATGCCACCTCACGCAGGCTGCGGAATAGGCCTTGAGCGACTGATTATGTCACTTACAGGCACTGAAAACATAAGAGACGCGACATTTTACCCAAGGGATGTTGATAGGCTGACACCGTAG